aaatatataaaaaataaaatctaaaaccaACATAAGCAAACAAACCCATGTCAGACAGACTACTTAAGAATGTCAGAAAGTTTTGGTTAACCAAAAATGCAGTGTATTATAATTTTCAGCATCCCAAATACTTACTTTTTTGTGTGGTGTAAAATTCTCCACAAAGAACAGAGAATTGGGGAGAAACAATTCTTTCTGAGAAAGTCCACAGCAACTAAAATCTTTTTCTCAACTGGAAAGTTGGGCGAAAAAGCTTAACTGCCTACCAACAGTAGAATCCTTTCAACATCAAGAAATTTGTGACAGAAAGTTATGGGGACATATTTTATTGGAGTGATACAGTTCAAAATGATAACAGCAGTAACAAACAAATGCTTGCTTTGACACTTTCTTAAGAATTGTTTGTTGAGGATCGGTACAACCCTAAACAATAAGATTTagcttgtttttgtttttggtttttctttaaATTATCTGGATTAAGTAGTACAAAGAGCTCAAAAATATattatgatttgtttttgtttttggttttctttttataAAGATTTAGTAGTAGAAtgattcatattgaaaagaattgaaaaatatataatgatttattttttatttttgttttagattttattttatattatctgAATTTGGTAGTATAAGAGCTGATATTGAAAAGACCTTAAAAATATATTATGATTTGTTTTGGGTTTTTCTTTATATTAtccaaatttaataataaaaaagttCATATTGAAAAGATCTAAGAGATGCAGCTTCTGATCCCTTAAACTGCTTGATCTGAACTCCATTaacataaattcaatgaaaaagcATTTAACTGCAACAATATAATATGAATAACAAAGAGCAGATTTAAACCGTACTGCAAGTGCTCATGATTTGAAAGGGGTCCGAAGAATTCATGAGCTATGAAGAGTGATTCAGAAGCTTACTCTTGGGGACCGCCTCCACATTCATCTTGGGCACCATGTAACCCTCCTGCGCCACCACCAGGCCAAATCAAGTTAAATttaaacaaaaccctaaaacattCCAGGTCAGATCCAAGATCAGGGCACTGTGCCTTCATTAAAAGAAACGAGATGCTTTTAAATTTTTTAGTTCTTCACCTTGCAGACGGCCATGAAAGGATGATCCGTTTCCCGATCACCCATACCAATGTCAGGAACAGCCCAAGGCCCGAATTCGGCCTCCACGGCCTCTTTCTTTAACCTTCCCACCATAACCCCAGGCTTCTTCACAAATCCAGTCGCCCACCCGGACCTGGTAACCTGGAGCTCCGTTCCAAGAACCTTGTCCGCCCCCAAATAATTCTTCACAAAGGGCTCCACCATGATTCGTGGACTTGCAGTCACAATGTACCTCTTTGCACATGAGCTGAACACCCTCCAGGACTCAGGATGCACATCCTCTGCGTACAAATCGGGCAAAACTGTCCTGGAAATCAATTCAATGTCCCGGATCTTGAGCCCGGCCAAGGAAATGAAGACGAGGATTTTGAGCCCCGCTGCCTCGGAAACAAACGTGTAGACGAACCAAATCAAGGGCACATTAGCCCAAAGAAGCATTCCTCGCAAAAAGCTCCCGCCCTTCCTGGCTATCACCATGAAATAAGGGAAAGAGATTCTCGATCTGAGCATTGTGCCGTCCAAATCCGCAGCTACCGTCCGGCCCTCGCGGCCCTGTGAGCTGCATTGACTTATCACATCGAACTGCTTAATCATCCCCATTTTATTTCACGTGCTACAATTCTGAGCTCCACTTTCACCATGAAAGTAAACCAGTCGACTAACACGGAGCCTTACATAGAAAAGCTTAAAAAAATAGGCTTTTGCTGACAAAATAGACAGAAAAGACCAGGTTCACCTGATAGCTGCCTTGGTACGTACAATTTAAATGAGGCAATTGACAAGCAAAACGGGCGGGGCGTGGGAAAGCTGAGTAGCTGAAATTGGCGGCAAACATTAATAAAGCTGCTAATTCAGCAGCGTTTTCATATTGGGATATCAAGATCTATTTAGAAATGGCAAAGATCGGCATTTTATAAAGTAATAAAATGGTAAAgatctaggggaaaggacccagtagttgagcatgttccaattgttgtgagggttgttgataccttttgttccaaaaattgaacaaataaaacctattgtttgaaacaaaaaatatcaatttttgttaggaaatgtaccaacagttgttaggaaatgtaccaatagttgttaagaaatgtactaatattgtaaaaaataaccaatcaggtgatgccacatcggctgcacaactattggggtctcttttgcatgcctattggtctcacttttttttggggctgttttggacaccttggcaaaaagcatgctgatgtggcatcatatttgatgatgtggccctgaaaccttagttataagcaggggacttgccaagtaagctgctataaaaaaatcggagtgattcgaaatttccaagtaggattttgagaagcgtgaagttagggtgcacgactactgggtcctttcccctacttAGTAATGGCAAAGATCAGCATTGGCAAGCGAGAGGAAGCATTGGCAGGTATAGAGAAAGAAAAGGTTACCCGATGCCCCACATAGAGGTAAAGGTGGATCCCAAATGGTGTACAAGGTTGtaggagaagaaaggaagaacaaagTGGTGCCACCATGAAAAATATTGACGAGTCAACAAGTCAGAAAGACATTGACAAGATCATGGCCGTTGCTAAAAATGCATCAAATGTTAAGATTGAAAAAGTTGCATGGCTTCAATTGTTGTAATTGTCACGCGATTTGAATCGAATGAGACGTTACTATAGTAAACTTGTAACCTTGCCTAATAAATCCCAAGTTGATTTAAATTTTGTCATCCTACATCCAAAAATTGAATTCAAAGAGCTCTACAACAAAGAAGGCGATTCTCTACAATAATTGTGGtttgaagaagtgaaagaaaactAGTTAGGTTTTGTATTCACTCTTTTAGGTGATATAAGGCGGATTGCATTACTTTTCTTTTAAGAATTACTGGTTAGAATCTTTTGAGTTTGTTAAAAACATAGATTCTAAGTAGTTTCGGTAGCTTTGTTAATTGTAAATGCTTAAGAATGGTGAAGCTTTCGGATTCAAATTGAAAAAGAGATAACTATAACAATGTTTCCTAGACAGTTTACCAAAGTCTAATAATAAGGAATTCAAAAGGGTTTTAAGGATGCTTATCATGGCTACTAAGATGCAGAAATCACAATTGTAGGGTGGGAGTTGTTTATGTATTTCTATCGTAACAAAGAAGGAGATGTCCCTATTTCAAACCCATGGACATGTGACTTGGATAAATTGATTGTCCCTAATTTCTTAAATGGTGTATACCTAATTAGGGATTTGGCCAAAGCTTACCACCCTGTGATCAAAGTGATCAGAAGAACTGACAGTTCCCCACTACTAATTTTAGACAAAATGTCATTTATTGACACTTTCATGCTGAATAGGCAAGCCCTAATGCAAATTAATTCTAATAAGATCAAGTAGGACTACAAAAGACTTAGAAAAACCTTGAGAAATGATGAAATCCCCAAGTATAGAAAGAAGGGATTTAATAATAGAAGAGTGTTGAGTCCTTTCAATGAACAAGAACCTTTCATGGTTGATAACTTTGAAAGGTATTTTGCTAGGACATATTATGCCTTCTACCACGTTATGGGGAAGGATAGTGAAGATAGAATGCCATTTGATTTAATGATTATGGCTATGAGAATCTAAAATCTTGAGGTCAACATTGATTTTTACTTTTCCTCCCATGTTTTCAATCTTGAGGAATTGCTAATTGTTAGTTGtgtataattgattttattttgaaaaaagaaaaaaaaattaatatttatatcgATATTATGGATTGTCGAAATTCCATGTCTTTAAAAGATTAAAAACTATTTTGTATACAATTCAATCTTCCAAAATAAAATTAATGATATATTAACTACAACATATTATCTCTACAGGTTCCTTTTTAGGATTGAGGCAAGGTCATAGATATAACGTTCTGCGCTTACTAAATTGGCCCCTTAGGTCGTTGTCTGTTAGTTTTTGGTTAGTTTTTGGTTTTGGTTCTCTGGACTTGCGAGGTATGCCCTTGTTGTTTTTATTCCTTGTGAACATTCGCTGTAAATATCGTTTTTGTGATGTTTGGATGATGTTAATGTGTTGTAGATAGTCTTTGACTATGTTAAGTACAATGTTTTACTAATAAAAAACATAGTATTATTTTTTATGTAGAGGCTCACTTttattgcaaaaagttgacacttTGATTATATTGTGTCATTAACTTAACTTTATTCAAAAAAATTAGGAGGAGTTTATAGTTCTAGTTGGGGAATAAATAAGTGCagagaagaaaattgtcttcttggttttgtatttattttaattttgttgataaATATATGTTATTATAGTGTTTCATTTTAGAGTGACTTAATGTAAGTCAAACAAATCTAGTTTTAGCCTTCTCCTTTCCTTGTGCTATTTCTAGTTATCTAAATCCACTTTCTAATTCCAATCCTTTCTTTATTTTAAACAACCCTTTGTACTAAAAAAATAGTAGATATAAAAAGTGGAAGGTACTCTTAGcagattttaaattaaattttgatggggccttaaGAGGCAACCAAAGGTTAGCACGGGTTGGATATGTCTTAAGAGATGTAAATGGTGGCTTTCATTTTAGAGGATCAAAACATCTAGAAAAATTGGTTTCGTAGATAAAATTGCTAGTGTGATTCTATCAACTGTGATTAATGTCAATTTTCAAATTCCCCAAGCCAAACTCAAACCAAAATATTAATGTTGCCAACAAAATTAAGCATGAAACTTTTAAATTAAGcacttaatattttttatttaaagacaATCCTTAAGGCATCATTTAAAACATCACACAACATCATCATAGAGACTATTCACATATCATTCTAAAGAGCATCATCAAATTAGGGACACCTCATCATTCAACTCTTTATATTTCAACATCCGTTTATCCATCATTACACATTGTAAGCAAAAGAGAataagatttgaacaaagcataaGGGAGAAATTAGTACACTTTCACACCTTAACATATTAGGTCCTTAAAGGTGGTTATGGTCTCTACCTCAACATTAGGAGAGGTTCACAAGAAAAAGAAGTAAAACTTAAGGTGAAAAGTTGACACAAATAGAATTATAAAAAAATGACCAGATTGTAATTTCAAACAGACATAATAACACTAGTAGTCATGTAGATAGTTGATCTATAGATTTTTAGCACATATCTTTATGACAAGCTATAATTATTACAAGTGGAATTCAATATTAGAAGTGTGACTACAAATATATCATAAGCAATTGATGCATCATCCTTTACAATAGTTAAGTACTCTAACTCTCTTACTTCAATTACACTTCACTTATCATGAATTAAACACATTCCTTGTGCTAATTTGCATCCTATTTACTTAGATGTGCTAGTTTGCCTATGATTTACTTGATTGATTAACTATTTAGCATAAATTTAGAAGAGGACCCCACCCACTACTTAATACATTTTTTCTTCCTTTAATTCATCTTCATTTGGTTAACTCACCCTCATTAAACCACTTTATAAGGTTCAATTTATTCCTCTTTATTTGGTGATTATGATCTCATTGAACCACTTCATCATTCTTTATGGTTTGAAGTGTCATTTCTTATTATTAAATTGATATttatgatttttctaatttttgtatCATAAATGAATCTTATTTAGTGTTCACTAATTTATCTTTCTATCTTATTTTGATTATATGACAAGGTCTCACCCTAATTTGAATTTTTCAGCAAGTCATAGCCCAAGGTTAAATCCCACGATAACAATGCATCAAATGGAGGAACACATCATTGAGGACACAACTAATGGAGAGGGTACTTTTAACCATGGCATTCATGGTGTCCACATGGATAACAAAGGCATTGTACTTACTAACAAATGCTTAGGACAAATTTTGCTCGCTTGGATTccgtagacacataaatttgtccacttaattaaatgaatatttagtatttatttgattatttaaaccatTAGTCAAcagataattaaattaatatttaattaattcatcttgaatctcttctcctattaattaaataaattattcaatttatttaaattaattcattaaactatactctaacaattaattaaatgaataaagcatatttgtttaattaaattcctcatttaaataaataaatatttatgtaaatctctaaactccccccccccccccacttgcattttcctacaaatgcaagttgcacaatcttagttgaaataaatgaattttattttaaataaaatcctattttctctcacccaccaaaccctttTGCATCCTAAagcctttctagattcttctaatccattccaaattagcttaatccccctccctaattattgtcacattcctaagcaaagagaagtcacttctcaaagcctccaaagtctttgaaaagcattaaaggccttatgtcctcaacaagttaacccccaaagtcttctaaaccatttatggctcttacaaaaccattaatggttaaactcaactaacccacatggttagaggctttccctctaactcaaccctcatttaacgtATGGGTTTCTTCAAGaattcattgttttgaccatggttatccccactaactcttgcacaagaatttatccattggataaaggcattattcattggataaaagatttattcactaactcaatcctaaccaaaccctcccaaggtaaccttcatgtcatctcaagcatttgatgcttcttccctctcctctcaagccatctcatgttggcatttgtcatcatgggattgggctgaaagccatcacatggatcataaacccatcaatcttggcccttgttaagattactcaatcttgaccatccattgccctatttcccctataaataaatagagctcttattcttcattttcaggatcgaaaatctttgtgcatcaaacttatagacattttaaagagagcatttagaagcatttgcattgttattttactaaaatttacatagactaattgggtgctttctcatagtaacttatttacacttgcatgagcatttgttttcattttcacaaacatattgaatcttcataagacatccatggatagtgctaaaagctgagagctacactaatgtaggacttggagaggagaggaacaagggaggaatagctatgagcattttggggagcatcttgggAGGTTCTCTTTCCCTTTTTCGTTCATGTATGCTTCTTGttgtttcctttatatctctctttgATGTGCATGTTAAGGTTTTTAGGTTCATTCgtatttggttttggttgtgactaaTCTACTAACATTTAAACTGTGTATTTTTGTGCCTCGTGCCTCTTTTAgcatgcatcatttggtgaacccgatgtgaatcgaacacacaaccttctgattTAGATTCTAacttttgtttttgtgattttcttgaatGTTCACACACAAGTTgcactttagcgcttttgtctcgcATTTTGGCGCCCTTGTCAGAAGAGTTTTAGCATTTTAGTTAGAGTTTTAGCGCTTTAGTTATAGTTTTAATGCTTTAGTCagagttttagcgcttttgttcattAATCAACGCTGTTGTAATAACCTAGCATTTTTGCGCTCTTTATCTATCAATCTTTAATTTTGTCAAACATTTTAAATTAGcgtttttgttaatattttagcgTTGTTATTAGTTTTGCGTTTTTGAGAGTACTTCGACGTTGTTGTCTGAAGTAGCACTTATGTGTTCTCatagagtagcgcttttgtaacagagagctcaaaattgtaaccgaaaaaaaattaaacttaggcttgtggaagcccacataAAATCTTGGATTTTTCTAACTTGTTTACTTGCAGGTTTTTAAtgatttcttgcaggttggaggagtttaATTTAGGATTTCAATTTCATTTTAACTTCTTTtctaaagttggttaaaaagaattcacatttcttcattttggtaaaaagaacctcacattttaagtttggtgtttaaaacaaatcaaaacttgtcttTTGGGCTTGAAAAGAACATCATTTGCAAGAGCTAAAATTCACAACAAACttaacatttctttttgcaaattgacacttcaaatttgggctataaaaagaacaaacaacttgtccatttacTTGCAAAAGCGATTTTCTTATAAGCAaacgtgctttcattttgttgaccaggatttcactttcctagttagaaaacaaattgctttgtgaaataaaatgaacatcatgtctgttggagcaacatctccaaatagcaaacTGTCTGGAAGTAACAAACATTTCAGACCCTGCCTCTGGACAGTTTGCTATTTCTGTTCCAGACAAAGTAGTTGATATGATTGTTGCTAGCCTTTCTATGACATTAGTAGGACGATTCTctggttttaggcctaacattgatgatgttaggaatttcataaggagaaaatggcttgttaaaggacaagtggaagtggcagtgctgcctagagggttttttaccttcgctttcaactctgaagaagacatgaataaagctctctgtgaaggcccttggatgtttggcaagtcatccctggctcttcagaaatgggccccGAATCTTGTCctcgatgaatccttctttgtttctgcgCCAGTCTAGACACGCCTCCTGGGTCTTCCGTTGGAgcactggaatgaggaagtcttcaagggtattgtgaaatcctttggagaactcttatcGATTGACCCGATGACggcagctaaatcaaggttagtctttgctcgcatctgcgtaaatgttaatcaaatgacagatatgcctcaatccatagacattatttctaaacttggaaaatggtcccaagctattgaatatgaatctctaccatttGCTTGTTTCCACTGTAAAAAATCAGGGCATTGGGCTAAATCATGTCCGCtcaagaaaaacaaggaaaacaagactGATAGCGacaacaagaacaaaaagaccttgcaaatgataaataaaaaaggagactcatcaacAACTGAGAATAACCAAAATAAGGATATAACGGATCTTATGAATGAAGCCAAGAGGAATGGGAGTAGTAGCAATGACCAACAAGATTGTGTTTGCTCCAATGACCAACCAGAGAGATCTAAAGAAGCGGAGCAAGGAACTGAGTTGAACAATAAAAAAAACCCAGAGGACCAGGAGACTAatctgttagtcaggagaaggaagaatccaTTCCGGACTAGGAGGCTGGGTCAGcgagtcaggagaaggaagagaccATTCCAGACCTGTCACTATCAAAATTGGttgaggaaaactttaatgaagctcaagacccttctGATACTGAGCCTTTACTgcttttaaccaatggaagcccaaagcctcacCTCTGTAAAACCCCTTCTCATAGTGTGGATTTGTTGGATGGGAATCTCCGGATAATCGGATCGAGAGAAGGAAAATTGAACAAGGAGGaattcaatggaggaatctcaactagaagcaagatcaagaaaaaagGCAAATGTTGGAAGTCAGAACAAAAAGTAGGGAAgaccatccctaaaacatcaaagggaacaagaaagctggaagaaccatgctgatggaacacggtgttccattgagtcagccctatccccagttaaagtatgaagataatatcctggaatatcagagggttgaacgcccctcataagcaggatgtgttaagGAACAccatcagagatcataaaccgaatgtggtccttgttcaggaaaccaagatgtctaaagaaaaagttgaaaagattagaattttcaaagaaaatggagtcataggatcaaactcagagggagcttctggaggaactgcgattttttggaaccaaaaaaccattactggaaaggaaatcatctctgcttcTAATAGGATCTCTattcagcttgagcatattaaggacaactttgtctgggtgttatctaatgtctatgcgcctaataccaaaTCCAGGAGAGCTAGATATTGGAAAAGCCTTGCAGCTGACAgactccagtttgctgatcaaagctggattattatgggagacttcaataccccgctcaaagatgaagagaagatgggaagtatccctttacaacttgatgggaaacaagacctcatggacttcattactgaccaagctctcattgatgtggatctctagggcatcaatttcacctggaccaatagaagaaccagagctgatctgattcaagtcaagcttgatagatctttaatttctcttgaCTGGatttctaagtatagttgttcccttgcctctgttatcaaaattggttcagaccattaccccatctcctttactgccaactctttttcggcaaagagaaacttccctttcagatttgaaaaagcttggctctcccatccttctctggaagcttgcattgttgaatggtggaactctgaagtggagggtaaggctctttttagaattgccaaaaagctcaacatcataaaagccaaatttaaaacctggaacaaagagTTTTTTGGGGACATATTTAAGAACAAGATTCAAGTCAAAGCTGAAATAAagtatgttcaggatagaatccaagagatggggttgaccgaagatcttaggacggctgaaaatgatcttttatctaaataccactccatcatttctaatgaagagactttctggagacaaagatccagagccttgTTTCTAAAAGAAGGCGATAAAAATacccgcttctttcacttaactgctcttaagcatagggcagccaacAAAATCTCCAGACTAAATTGCAATAAAGGCATCTTAACAGAGGATTGTGAcattaggaaggaagctctcgagcatttcagtaccCTGTTGGGTGATGTGGATATCCTGGATTTCAGCAagcaaaacacccttttacaagtTATCCCTCATATCCTGTCGAAAGCTGACAACCACCTTTTATCCCGTATTCCCTCTAATCTGGAAATCAGAAAGGCAAtgttctcctttcagggtgataaatcccctagtccgaatggcttccccatgtttttcttccaaaatttatggtacatagtggaggctgacatatgcaatggtgttaaggaattctttggttctagaagactcctaaaggaactgaacgccaccttcattgtcctaatcccaaagatccccggagctgattctcttaacaaatttagacccatcagcttgtgtaactctgtctacaagatcttATCTATGGTTTTGACTTCCAAGttattggaaattcttccaaggattATATCTGTCCagtagaatggctttgtccccggaagacagattttggactccattatttccgttcatgaaaatatccactccttgaaagtggcgaataaccagggattcttcctaaagttagacatggctaaatcttttgatagagtgaactagcagtttctccttaggatcatgaaagcgtttggttttggtgacaaagttattcaactctgctctcaactcatggaaacttcctcctctgttgTCATTATCAATGGCTCCccgtccagtttcttcaaaagctctagaggtctcaggcagggggaccccatatcccctatcctgttcaccattcttgctgaatgtctgggtagattcatc
This genomic stretch from Cryptomeria japonica chromosome 8, Sugi_1.0, whole genome shotgun sequence harbors:
- the LOC131028558 gene encoding glycerol-3-phosphate 2-O-acyltransferase 6, translated to MGMIKQFDVISQCSSQGREGRTVAADLDGTMLRSRISFPYFMVIARKGGSFLRGMLLWANVPLIWFVYTFVSEAAGLKILVFISLAGLKIRDIELISRTVLPDLYAEDVHPESWRVFSSCAKRYIVTASPRIMVEPFVKNYLGADKVLGTELQVTRSGWATGFVKKPGVMVGRLKKEAVEAEFGPWAVPDIGMGDRETDHPFMAVCKEGYMVPKMNVEAVPKSKLLNHSS